A single genomic interval of Drosophila virilis strain 15010-1051.87 chromosome 2, Dvir_AGI_RSII-ME, whole genome shotgun sequence harbors:
- the ca gene encoding uncharacterized protein ca, producing the protein MAVHGHAELKDLQIFELRPLITNFSCKLSTVTVTPFDEKQFLCLVSEENEIVLRYISAGGSQEVLKMISWFRRTNRVIHDVCFDPAGIWLLVLCFDNTLHIVPALSLVDKTHDLSACSLYSTTQVTSYIIPFVGPHECPNSKKCPNHSTARGEAFEQQWNSEQLAEQLHHVKLDKEADNLDEEPLCHELPDHLLGNGPVAVESATEHAVQVQAPPFDTTGNSQVMATSFMASKTCPYPLSVVWWKTYYGLNRAIIGYSDGSICFVGLSPNCPMIASTTIQNGSVVRLTVCKDNTFDGVMLLITSSVKAQYKLLLEQKAIKYVYPGDSSPTSREGAWQIVMSVHSKHQNAAGNVARQSNSSDPASDSSQLEEDVFAPPASDEIAPSTQTVPLTAGGAESSMAISDANTQMPPSPPSYAESSGVRFQQQQLAVNSFDGILPATRARLASLKSLGSKKLQAIKLRLSDQRQKIDEFMPETNMGTFAIMDSPSVTPEPLGNTNGSFYTIQNLRSTYLLSALHSNSCSLTVHRIDITLKPLFLYKIPNHCVDILISSNILYGIQYVDLNSRSDSGASTAATSLEEPLVANTEKESLDADTEKLEHMEPGNTNKSDETSATTTSASSIDQSEMPTNAINAVSVISSAMASLHTTEDDRFNHQAQLALFRFEHETVLQLYQMAQFRNLGGNNLTETLTKEEKAKAFEIKDIHTPMDYVQFYESADSSNEFSLRQMEIMQGEFPKINYDPCYVITNKNVYTIQLKKEPFEIFLDAALLSEWNQCREFCNTFDLSFEHCIEFAGDYLLRRKKITQALITYNVARVKPIRTALKLAMYGHTYALMQLSAMALKSSYILRSRYLSHPLLKSLLSDITYRHSEDVREILQAKEKPVDVVVNSGDSCSDYHYGVDESISALQMSPSSQFHLANLLLITLAEKAVNDKNYLPLWNFLVTNTKYHTNMTSIVLCQSGLFSAAIILAKVRGVCLDTFNALVSVVAQEFGWYNELNVCLYNLSENIFMETITYLPQVSMDYFTFIQDKLEHIRPCVLQRLAMQLNPFAPSLRPIVSHSSSSSHNDNNEHIFEFCKCLIETYLAVLIHLESQRVKHDSIVNALSNFRINYEDNQFAIESSRFKPISAGCAYCACVVDGVAYFWGSSGVPCCFSAQKSTEPPEPAHAVKTLELLSQLQLEVHALKCGRQHTLILTNNGLYAMGNNSLCQLGVGQHMQMALQPMLVTALDGMNITMLEAGQYHNAAVADGKLYMWGWGIYGQLGNGRCENIATPKLVSFFKYKKILQISLGHAHSLVLCQANYNKFVEATDIGNELFVFGSNHFGQLGTGNIEQIQDTKTSVPLRLKLGDCSLRLIHTKFFTNLAVDERERMYTWGSSPQALRLANQIKRRANAKQKLEENQQREMLSKRLEETLLPPCNNNSALVEPSTSYAAVVAGAIPKSSAETKECAEDEAMQSDACENINLTIRTSTVSVQTTAASSTAQPSTEPDPTEHMKPHLVDTSEVAGQILQVSSGLFHFALISSTCTLYTWGKNLEHQLGTEDKDRRTVLKPSPIDSIERPMYVDCGADFTLVMTTDHIVKAFGGNSNGQCGRDLGASLDRMRQRVVCLPTTKRLMRFETQCVEAPVEINLPRPRIRLDQDPVRYLKVIPPYQPHFLQQANISFEHRYSPETLNYKSSTDQAGTGQDSDDLLSSLENLSHNDASYSYNAQQLADVNSSLELDLSPEEQSYVPLPNQGATGLACNTAALLGDRDDASTCTPSSEGADVSTLQPLRHYIHYCLYAFHGLYNPDKIAECSRVQRNEYRIRICMLNFRFVEAFQLCLHSCDNAQRTLKLFEYFSKDTGYVPLHRSDLKYLIYHMCVHFLELKLDMLECERYFMADLDYYLLELAYVFYFNNNNSALEQNLNQKFKSLIAASDSNQPSTSALQDTDAIFDSFTVKFKTILCQRLLSYCDQDASGSN; encoded by the exons ATGGCGGTGCATGGGCATGCCGAGCTCAAAGACTTACAAATCTTTGAGCTTCGTCCGCTTATTACGAATTTCAGCTGTAAGCTCTCCACCGTCACAGTCACACCATTCGatgaaaaacaattcctgTGCCTGGTCAGCGAGGAAAATGAGATTGTGCTGCGTTATATCAGCGCTGGCGGTAGCCAAGAGGTCCTCAAGATGATCTCCTGGTTCCGGCGCACCAATCGTGTCATACACGATGTCTGCTTCGATCCTGCGGGCATTTGGCTGTTGGTTCTAT GTTTCGACAACACGCTGCATATTGTGCCCGCACTCTCTCTAGTAGACAAGACGCACGATTTGTCCGCCTGTTCGTTGTACAGCACCACGCAGGTGACATCCTATATAATACCATTTGTTGGTCCGCACGAGTGTCCCAATTCAAAGAAATGCCCTAATCATTCTACGGCACGGGGCGAGGCGTTTGAACAGCAGTGGAATTCGGAACAGTTGGCAGAGCAACTGCACCATGTTAAACTGGACAAAGAGGCTGATAATTTAGACGAGGAGCCGCTGTGTCATGAATTGCCCGATCATTTGTTGGGCAATGGTCCTGTGGCAGTGGAGTCTGCCACGGAGCATGCCGTCCAAGTGCAAGCACCGCCCTTTGATACTACGGGCAACAGTCAAGTAATGGCTACGTCGTTCATGGCATCTAAAACGTGTCCCTATCCGCTCTCTGTCGTATGGTGGAAGACGTACTATGGCTTAAATCGCGCCATTATTGGCTACTCAGATGGATCCATATGCTTTGTGGGCCTAAGTCCAAATTGTCCAATGATAGCCAGCACAACCATTCAAAATGGATCCGTGGTGCGTTTGACAGTTTGCAAGGATAATACATTTGATGGGGTCATGTTGCTG ATCACATCGTCAGTTAAGGCTCAATATAAGCTGCTGCTCGAACAAAAAGCCATCAAGTATGTCTATCCTGGTGATAGCTCGCCTACGTCACGTGAGGGCGCCTGGCAGATTGTCATGTCCGTGCATTCGAAGCATCAAAACGCTGCCGGAAACGTTGCGCGCCAAAGCAACAGTTCTGATCCGGCCTCGGACAGCAGCCAGCTAGAGGAGGATGTTTTCGCGCCACCTGCCAGCGATGAAATCGCACCAAGCACACAAACAGTACCACTCactgctggtggtgctgaATCTAGTATGGCAATCAGTGATGCCAACACGCAAATGCCACCGTCGCCGCCATCCTATGCCGAAAGCAGTGGTGTGCgcttccagcagcagcagttggccgTCAATAGCTTCGATGGCATTTTGCCAGCCACACGGGCACGCCTTGCATCTCTCAAAAGTCTGGGCTCCAAGAAGTTGCAGGCTATCAAATTGCGCCTCTCCGATCAGCGACAAAAGATAGACGAAT TTATGCCAGAGACAAATATGGGCACATTTGCTATTATGGACTCGCCATCAGTTACACCGGAACCACTGGGCAACACCAACGGCTCATTTTATACCATACAAAATCTGCGTAGCACTTATCTGTTGAGCGCTTTGCatagcaacagctgcagcctGACCGTGCACAGAATCGATATTACTTTGAAGCCATTGTTTTTGTACAAGATACCCAACCACTGTGTGGACATACTCATTAGCTCCAATATATTGTATGGTATACAATATGTGGATTTGAACAGTCGCAGTGATTCAGGCGCTTCAACGGCAGCTACGTCGCTGGAAGAGCCACTGGTGGCGAACACCGAGAAGGAGAGCTTAGATGCAGATACTGAAAAATTGGAGCATATGGAGCCGGGTAATACGAACAAAAGCGACGAGACGAGCGCAACAACCACAAGCGCAAGTAGCATCGATCAAAGCGAAATGCCAACCAATGCCATCAATGCGGTAAGCGTCATTAGCAGCGCTATGGCCTCGCTGCATACCACCGAAGATGAT CGATTCAATCATCAGGCACAGCTGGCACTATTTCGCTTTGAGCACGAGACTGTGCTTCAATTGTATCAGATGGCGCAATTTCGGAATCTTGGCGGGAACAACCTTACCGAAACTCTAACGAAGGAGGAAAAGGCAAAAGCATTTGAAATCAAAGACATACACACCCCTATGGACTATGTGCAGTTTTATGAATCGGCGGATAGTAGTAATGAATTTTCTTTGCGGCAAATGGAGATTATGCAGGGAGAGTTCCCAAAAATCAACTATGATCCTTGCTATGTTATAACCAACAAAAATGTCTACACCATACAGCTGAA GAAGGAACCATTTGAAATCTTTCTGGACGCAGCGTTGCTCAGCGAATGGAATCAATGCCGGGAGTTTTGCAACACCTTTGATCTGTCCTTTGAGCATTGCATTGAGTTCGCTGGAGATTATTTGCTGCGGCGCAAAAAGATTACTCAGGCGTTAATCACATATAATGTGGCACGCGTGAAACCCATACGTACTGCACTCAAGTTGGCCATGTATGGACACACCTACGCGCTGATGCAATTGAGCGCCATGGCCCTGAAGTCATCTTATATTTTGCGATCGCGCTATTTGAGCCATCCTTTGCTGAAGAGTCTTCTATCGGATATAACTTATCGTCATTCGGAGGATGTGCGCGAAATATTGCAAGCCAAAGAAAAGCCTGTAGACGTTGTGGTCAATAGCGGGGACTCCTGCAGCGATTATCACTATGGTGTCGATGAGTCAATTAGCGCTTTGCAAATGTCGCCCTCATCACAGTTTCATTTGGCAAATTTGCTGCTAATAACGTTGGCCGAGAAGGCTGTAAACGATAAGAACTATCTGCCTTTGTG GAACTTTTTGGTCACTAACACCAAATACCACACCAATATGACCAGCATTGTGCTGTGCCAGAGCGGACTCTTTTCGGCCGCCATAATTTTGGCAAAAGTGCGTGGTGTTTGCTTGGACACCTTCAATGCATTGGTCAGCGTTGTTGCCCAGGAGTTTGGTTGGTACAACGAACTTAACGTATGTTTGTACAATCTAAGCGAGAATATATTTATGGAGACAATCACATATTTGCCGCAAGTGTCAATGGATTACTTTACCTTTATACAAGATAAACTGGAACATATAAGACCCTGCGTGCTACAG CGTCTCGCTATGCAGCTTAATCCTTTTGCGCCTTCACTGCGTCCCATTGTgtcacacagcagcagctcaagcCACAATGACAATAATGAACATATATTTGAGTTCTGCAAATGCCTAATCGAAACGTATTTGGCTGTGCTTATTCATTTGGAGTCACAGCGTGTCAAGCACGATTCCATTGTAAACGCCTTATCAAATTTTCGCATCAACTATGAGGACAATCAG TTTGCCATTGAATCATCACGTTTCAAGCCGATCTCAGCTGGCTGTGCGTATTGCGCCTGTGTTGTGGATGGTGTGGCCTATTTTTGGGGCTCCAGTGGCGTGCCCTGTTGCTTTAGTGCTCAGAAGTCAACTG AACCACCGGAACCTGCACATGCTGTGAAAACATTGGAGCTGCTGTCGCAACTTCAATTGGAAGTACATGCGCTCAAGTGTGGACGTCAGCATACACTTATACTCACCAATAATGGC CTGTATGCCATGGGCAATAATAGTCTCTGCCAGCTGGGCGTTGGACAGCATATGCAAATGGCGCTACAACCTATGTTGGTAACAGCTTTGGATGGCATGAACATTACCATGCTGGAGGCAGGCCAATATCATAATGCAGCCGTTGCTGATGGCAAGCTCTACATGTGGGG CTGGGGCATCTATGGCCAGCTGGGCAATGGCCGTTGCGAGAACATCGCAACACCAAAACTAGTCAGTTTCTTTAAGTATAAG aaaattttacaaatttcgcTAGGGCATGCACACAGTTTGGTGCTTTGCCAGGCGAACTACAACAAATTCGTAGAGGCTACTGACATTGGCAACGAACTTTTTGTGTTCGGCTCCAATCATTTTGGCCAGCTGGGCACTGGCAACATTGAGCAGATTCAGGATACGAAGACGAGTGTGCCATTGCGCCTCAAACTGGGTGATTGCAGCTTAAGACTGATACACACGAAATTTTTTACAAAT ctAGCTGTAGATGAGAGGGAACGCATGTACACCTGGGGCAGTTCGCCACAAGCGCTGCGTCTGGCCAATCAAATAAAGCGGCGTGCCAACGCCAAGCAAAAGTTAGAGGAAAATCAACAGCGTGAGATGCTTAGCAAGCGGTTAGAGGAAACGTTGCTGCCACCgtgtaacaacaacagcgcctTGGTGGAGCCAAGTACTTCCTATGCCGCTGTTGTGGCAGGAGCTATACCCAAGTCTAGTGCAGAAACCAAAGAGTGTGCCGAAGATGAGGCCATGCAATCGGATGCTTGCGAAAATATTAACTTAACAATAAGAACAAGCACAGTGTCAGTACAGACAACGGCTGCGTCATCAACTGCTCAACCTAGTACTGAGCCAGATCCAACGGAGCACATGAAGCCACATCTAGTAGATACCAGCGAGGTGGCTGGACAAATACTGCAG GTCTCAAGCGGATTGTTTCATTTTGCATTGATATCGTCTACGTGCACTCTGTATACATGGGGCAAGAATCTCGAGCATCAGCTGGGCACCGAGGACAAGGATCGCCGTACAGTGCTTAAACCATCACCCATTGACAGCATCGAGAGGCCCATGTACGTGGATTGCGGCGCCGATTTTACTCTTGTCATGACCACCGATCACATTGTCAAGGCCTTTGGTGGCAACTCGAACGGGCAATGCGGCCGCGATTTGGGCGCCAGTCTGGATCGCATGCGGCAGCGCGTCGTGTGTTTGCCTACCACCAAGCGGCTAATGCGTTTTGAGACCCAGTGTGTTGAGGCGCCTGTAGAGATCAATTTACCGCGTCCACGTATTCGTCTGGACCAAGATCCTGTGCGTTACttgaaggtgataccgccaTATCAGCCGCACTTCTTGCAGCAGGCAAACATAAGCTTTGAACATCGCTACTCACCGGAAACGCTCAACTATAAGTCCAGCACAGATCAAGCGGGGACTGGCCAGGACTCAGATGATTTACTGAGCAGCCTGGAGAATTTAAGCCACAACGATGCTAGTTACTCATACAATGCACAGCAATTGGCCGATGTCAACAGCTCTCTAGAGTTAGACTTATCGCCGGAAGAGCAGAGCTATGTGCCGTTGCCAAATCAGGGAGCGACGGGCTTGGCTTGCAACACTGCTGCCTTGCTCGGGGATAGAGACGATGCAAGCACCTGCACGCCGAGCTCTGAGGGCGCAGATGTCTCTACATTACAACCGTTGCGCCATTATATACACTACTGTCTATACGCCTTTCATGGGCTGTACAATCCGGACAAAATAGCCGAATGCTCGCGTGTGCAGCGCAACGAATATCGCATTAGGATTTGTATGCTCAATTTCAGATTCGTGGAGGCCTTCCAGCTGTGCCTGCATAGTTGCGACAACGCCCAGCGTACCCTTAAGCTTTTCGAGTACTTCAGCAAGGACACGGGCTATGTGCCCCTTCATCGCTCCGATCTCAAGTATCTTATCTATCACATGTGTGTGCACTTTCTGGAGCTCAAGCTCGATATGCTCGAGTGTGAGCGCTACTTTATGGCTGATCTGGATTACTATCTGCTGGAGCTggcatatgtattttatttcaacaacaacaactcggcACTTGAACAGAATCTCAACCAGAAGTTCAAGTCGCTGATTGCGGCGTCGGATAGCAATCAACCATCGACGAGTGCGCTCCAAGACACTGACGCCATTTTTGATAGTTTCACAGTTAAGTTCAAGACAATCCTGTGCCAACGTCTGCTCAGCTATTGTGATCAAGATGCCAGTGGCAGCAATTAG
- the ncd gene encoding protein claret segregational yields the protein MESRLPKPSGLKRPMSAIKQTLPTDRNKALMSNMNANTTYSGPTVQPLTRELQNIPQASLMRQGARALSPEPRKPIGMQNRSKLRRSRSACDISEIRQNLKRIGAPNLSTIPSKLTRHANSTMTANTTTGSESTTGMCRTARAGSAPARRLNVAAPAPAATTRPLPRTAASTNKAKPATGTAGGGAAAAAPKRIAPYDFKARFHDLLEKHKVLKSKYEKQVDDMGELESLPTQLEESQTKLIETESMLKHTQTEKECLQRQIKQQVERIEKITSTLGRAKDELDQLKVVHQTIKTDHDKLSTEVLDLRLRNEELIRSNEQLAADLSTCREQLFQSNIERKELHNTIMDLRGNIRVFCRVRPPLDFELGRLSCSWTYHDEATVELQSIDSQAKNKMGQQIFTFDQVFHPNSTQHNIFEMVAPLIQSALDGYNICIFAYGQTGSGKTYTMDGVPDNVGVIPRTVDLLFDSIKNYRNLGWEYVIKATFLEIYNEVLYDLLSDEQKEMEIRMAKNSSKNDIYVSNITVETVTDPNHLRQLMETAKMNRSTASTVGNERSSRSHAVTKLELIGQHAEKQEMSVGSINLVDLAGSESPKTSVRMTETKNINRSLSELTNVILALLQKQDHIPYRNSKLTHLLMPALGGNSKTLMFINVAPFQDCFQESVKSLRFAASVNSCKVAKAKRNRYLNNSTANNSSCEK from the exons atgGAATCACGTCTGCCAAAGCCATCTGGTCTAAAGAGGCCAATGTCTGCGATAAAACAAACTTTACCAACTGATCGCAATAAAGCGCTGATGAGCAACATGAATGCAAATACAACATACAGCGGCCCAACAGTTCAGCCACTTACCAGAGAGTTGCAAAACATTCCTCAAGCATCTCTGATGCGGCAAGGCG CTCGCGCCCTTTCACCCGAGCCGAGGAAACCAATCGGTATGCAAAATAGGTCTAAATTGCGGCGTAGTCGCTCTGCGTGTGACATCAGCGAGATAAGGCAAAATCTCAAGCGGATTGGTGCACCCAATCTGTCAACCATACCGTCAAAATTAACACGGCATGCCAACAGTACAATGACTGCGAATACGACAACGGGCTCAGAGTCAACTACAGGTATGTGTCGCACTGCCCGTGCAGGTTCGGCACCAGCCAGGCGGCTAAATGTAGCAGCACCAGCTCCGGCAGCGACCACGCGTCCGTTGCCGCGGACAGCTGCGTCGACGAACAAAGCTAAGCCAGCTACGGGCactgctggtggtggtgcagcggctgctgcaccCAAGCGCATTGCCCCTTATGACTTCAAGGCACGCTTTCACGATCTACTGGAGAAGCACAAAGTGCTTAAATCCAAATATGAGAAGCAAGTAGATGATATGGGGGAGCTCGAGTCGCTGCCCACGCAGCTGGAGGAATCTCAAACAAAACTTATTGAAACGGAGTCAATGCTGAAACATACACAGACAGAAAAAGAGTGTCTGCagcggcaaataaaacaacaagtAGAAAGGATTGAGAAAATAACTAGCACGTTGGGTCGCGCAAAGGATGAACTAGATCAGTTGAAAGTCGTGCATCAG ACTATCAAAACCGATCATGACAAACTGTCCACAGAGGTGTTGGATCTGCGCCTTAGGAATGAGGAACTCATACGCAGCAATGAGCAGTTGGCTGCTGATCTGAGCACATGCAGGGAGCAGCTGTTCCAGTCGAACATAGAACGGAAAGAACTGCATAACACAATTATGGATTTACGTGGCAATATACGAGTTTTTTGCCGTGTGCGTCCGCCGCTTGATTTTGAATTGGGACGTTTGTCCTGCAGTTGGACGTACCACGATGAGGCAACAGTTGAGCTACAGAGCATAGATAGCCAAGCGAAGAACAAGATGGGTCAACAGATATTCACGTTTGATCAGGTGTTTCATCCAAACTCAACGCAAcacaatatttttgaaatggTTGCACCATTAATTCAATCTGCCCTGGATGGTTATAATATATGCATCTTTGCCTACGGCCAAACGGGTAGTGGAAAAACATATACGATGGACGGCGTACCCGACAATGTGGGCGTTATACCACGCACAGTTGATCTGCTGTTTGACTCCATCAAGAACTATCGCAATTTGGGCTGGGAATATGTTATTAAGGCAACGTTTTTGGAAATATATAATGAGGTGCTTTACGATCTGTTGAGCGATGAGCAAAAAGAAATGGAGATCCGCATGGCCAAAAATTCCAGCAAGAATGACATCTATGTGTCTAATATAACTGTGGAAACAGTCACGGATCCCAATCATTTAAGACAACTCATGGAAACTGCCAAAATGAATCGCTCCACGGCTTCTACAGTGGGCAATGAACGCTCATCACGATCACATGCGGTTACCAAGCTAGAATTGATCGGCCAACACGCAGAGAAGCAGGAGATGTCAGTGGGATCGATTAATCTGGTCGATTTGGCTGGCTCGGAATCGCCAAAGACCAGCGTAAGAATGACGGaaaccaaaaatataaatcgcTCGCTCTCCGAGCTAACAAATGTTATTTTGGCGTTACTACAAAAACAAGATCATATACCCTACCGCAACTCGAAACTTACACATTTGTTGATGCCGGCGCTGGGCGGAAATTCAAAGACCCTGATGTTTATTAATGTAGCACCGTTCCAGGACTGTTTCCAGGAGTCGGTCAAATCGCTGCGCTTTGCTGCCTCCGTTAATTCTTGCAAAGTGGCCAAGGCAAAACGCAATCGTTACTTGAACAATTCCACGgctaacaacagcagctgcgaaAAGTAA